Genomic segment of Streptomyces zhihengii:
TGGTGGTCCCCCTGCGGCGCGTCCTGGACCGGTGCACGATCCTCATCGGCGAGGCGAGATCCGTCGACCACGCCAAGCGCACCGCGACCGTCGTCACCCTCGCCACCGAGGAGGAGGGCGCCGGCGCCGTCGAGCTCGGCTACGACGAGCTGGTCCTCGCCCCCGGTTCGGTCTCCCGCACCCTTCCCGTCCCCGGCCTCGCCGATTTCGGCATCGGTTTCAAGACAGTCGAAGAGGCCATCGGACTGCGCAACCACGTCATCGAGCAGATGGACATCGCCTCCTCCACCCGCGATCCGGCGATCCGCGACGCGGCCCTCACCTTCGTCTTCGTCGGCGGCGGCTACGCGGGCGTCGAGGCGCTCGCCGAGCTGGAGGACATGGCCCGCTACACGTCGCGGTACTACCACAACGTGCAGCCCGAGGACCTGAAGTGGATCCTCGTCGAGGCCGCGGGGCGCATCCTGCCCGAGGTCGGCGCGGACATGGGCCGGTACGCCGTCCGCGAGCTGCGCGCCCGCAACATCGACGTCCGGCTGGAGACCCGCCTGGAGTCCTGCGAGGACCGCGTCGCCGTCCTGAGTGACGGCTCCCGCTTCCCCACCAGGACCCTGGTGTGGACGGCGGGCGTCAAACCGGCGCCCGTGCTGGCGGCCAGCGACCTCCCCCTCGACGACCGCGGCCGCCTGGTGTGCACCGCCCACCTGTCGGTCGAGGGCGCCGACCACGCGTGGGCCGCCGGTGACGCCGCCGCCGTCCCCGACGTCACCTCCGACGTGCCGGGCGCCCTGTGCGCCCCCAACGCCCAGCACGCCGTGCGCCAGACCAAGGTGCTCGCCGAGAACATCGTCGCCGCCCTGCGCGGCCGCCCGCTCACCCCGTACGCGCACAGCTACGCGGGCTCGGTCGCCTCCCTCGGCCTCCACAAGGGCGTCGCCCACGTCTACGGCCGCAAGCTCAAGGGCTACCCGGCCTGGCTGATGCACCGCGCCTACCACCTGAGCCGGGTCCCCACCTTCAACCGCAAGGCGCGGGTGCTCGCGGAGTGGACGCTGTCGGGGCTGTTCAAGCGTGAGATCGTCTCCCTCGGCTCCCTCGAGCACCCCCGCGCCGAGTTCGAGACCGCCGCGGGCGGCAGACCGCCGGGCCACGGCGGCCCCACCGCCCGCGCCCGGCCCGGCACGGCGAAGGGGACGCCCCCGGCCGGCACACCGGGAGCCCTCGACGCCCCGGAGGCGGCGCCGCCCGGCGAGGAGCCCCCGCGCACCGGCCGGGACGAATCCGCCGACAGCTCCCCGGACAGCTGACGGCGGCGGCCCGGCCCGGCACCCCGGCCGCGACACCGGGACACCGGGACACCGGGACACCAAAACGTTGAACGCCGGAACCGCGGGCGCAAAGACGACTGTCAGTCCGGACGGCCACACTGGACGTGTGACCATAGGTGGGCTCACACCTGCACAGAGTGACCCTTGGCAACCATCCCATTGAGGCTAGAAAGTCAGTGAACTTCACGCGTTGGAGCGCAAGGCTCCCCGGTACGCAGCGCCGCGCCGCGGCGCGAGGGACGGACCGCGGGCGCACACCGGTGCAGCGGGGCGAGAGCTCCGTGCCGGCGGCCCGCGGCGCGTCCGGGCAGCATCCGGATCCCGCGCCGGCCGGCGTCCCCGCCCTGGAGGACTTCGCCCTCCCGGAGATCGTCGGCAGCCTCCCCGCCCTGGTCGCCCTCGTGTACGGCCCCGAGCACCGCGTCGCGTACGTCAACGACGCCTACGCCGCCGCCTTCGGTCACCGCCCGCCCGGCACGCCCGCCGCCGAGAGCTGCCCCGAGCTCGACGAGCTGGGCCTGCTCCCGCTCATGGAGCAGGTGCTGCGCAGCGGCAAGCCGCGCACGGTCAAGTCCCGCCGCATCCAGAGCGGCCCCGGCGGACGCGGGGAGGGCTCCTACACCGTGACCTGCCTGCCCGCCGGGCGCGGCGACGGCGGCGAGGAGACGGAGGGCGTCCTCGTCTTCGCGGCCGACGTCACCGACCACGCCGACGCCGCCGAGCGGCTGCGCGCCAGCGAGCGGCGGCACCGGGAGACCGCCGTCACCCTCCAGCGCTCGCTGCTGCCCCAGGAGCTGGAGCAGCCCGACGACCTCCGGTTCGCCGCGACCTACCAGCCGGGCGGCACGGACGCGGCCGTCGGCGGCGACTGGTACGACGTGATCACCCTCGGCGGGGGCCGCACCGCGGTCGTCATCGGGGACGTGATGGGGCGCGGGGTGCGCGCCGCGGCCGTCATGGGCCAGCTCCGCACGGCGGTGCGCGCGTACGCCCGGCTGGACCTGCCGCCCCACGAGGTGCTGCAACTGCTCGACGGCCTCGCCTCCGAGATCGACGCCAGCCAGATCGCGACCTGCGTCTACGCCGTCCACGACCCCACCGACGGCCGGCTGGTGTACGCCTCGGCCGGTCATCTGCCGATCCTGGTGCGCGACGAGGACGGCACCGTCCGCCGGGCCGAGGAGCCGACCGGACCGCCGCTCGGCACCGGCGGCTGGCTGCACACCTCGGGCAGCATCGACCTGCCGCCCGGTTCGACCGCCGTCCTCTACACGGACGGACTGGTGGAGCGCCGGCGCGAGGACATCGACGAGGGGGTGGCGGCCCTGGAGCGCGCGCTGGCCGGCGCCACCGGGACACCCCAGGTGGTGTGCGACCGGCTGATCCGCTCGCTCGGCGTGACCGCCGAGCACGACGACGACGTCGCCGTCCTGGTGCTCCAGCACCCGACGCGCACCGGCGCGGCCGCCGAGCTGTTCCACAACGCCGCGCTGGACCTGCTCGGCGGGACGGAGGCGGCGCCGCGCGCCAGGGCGTTCGCCTCGGGGGTGCTCGCCTCGTGGCGGTTCTCGCCCGAGCTGCACGACCTCGGGGTGCTGGCCGTCAGCGAGCTGGTCGCCAACTCCCTCCAGCACGGCACCCCGCCGATGCGGCTGCGGCTGCGCCGCACCGACCGGCGGCTGATCGTCGAGGTGACGGACGGCGACGAGCATCTGCCGCGCCGCCGCAGGGCGGAGACGGAGGACGAGGCGGGCCGCGGGATCTCGATCATCGCGACGATCGCCTCGTCCTGGGGGTCCCGCCGCACACCCGGCGGCGGGAAAGCGGTGTGGTGCGAGTTCGCCCTGCCGGGCTGAGCCACCGGCGGCCGGACCGGGCGCACCCGGTCCGGCGCCCGGTCAGCGGGCCGCGGCCACCGTCTCGGCGTCCGCGGTCGCCGGCATGTGGACGGTGACGACCCGGCTCCTGGCCGCGAGCGCCGGCCGGTCCTGCACCGGGGTGAGCCGCTTGCCCAGGCGCAGCGCCAGCACGCTGACCGCGAGCGAGAACAGCACGAAGGTCACGATGTACGGCCCGTGCAGCGCGGCGCCCATCGGCCCGCCAACGGCCGGCCCGACGGCCAGCGCCAACTGCTTGACCAGGGCGAACGCGGAGTTGTACTGCCCGACCATCGACTCCGGCGCCAGATCGGCCACCAGCGGGGCGACGGTCGGCGACAGCATCGCCTCGCCGAGCCCGAAGAGCGCGTACGTCGAGATGAACGCGGCCGTCGCCATCGCCTGGCTGCCGTGGCCGAGCCCGGCGTACCCGGCGGCGATCCAGGCGACCGCCCAGATGA
This window contains:
- a CDS encoding ATP-binding SpoIIE family protein phosphatase, with product MNFTRWSARLPGTQRRAAARGTDRGRTPVQRGESSVPAARGASGQHPDPAPAGVPALEDFALPEIVGSLPALVALVYGPEHRVAYVNDAYAAAFGHRPPGTPAAESCPELDELGLLPLMEQVLRSGKPRTVKSRRIQSGPGGRGEGSYTVTCLPAGRGDGGEETEGVLVFAADVTDHADAAERLRASERRHRETAVTLQRSLLPQELEQPDDLRFAATYQPGGTDAAVGGDWYDVITLGGGRTAVVIGDVMGRGVRAAAVMGQLRTAVRAYARLDLPPHEVLQLLDGLASEIDASQIATCVYAVHDPTDGRLVYASAGHLPILVRDEDGTVRRAEEPTGPPLGTGGWLHTSGSIDLPPGSTAVLYTDGLVERRREDIDEGVAALERALAGATGTPQVVCDRLIRSLGVTAEHDDDVAVLVLQHPTRTGAAAELFHNAALDLLGGTEAAPRARAFASGVLASWRFSPELHDLGVLAVSELVANSLQHGTPPMRLRLRRTDRRLIVEVTDGDEHLPRRRRAETEDEAGRGISIIATIASSWGSRRTPGGGKAVWCEFALPG
- a CDS encoding NAD(P)/FAD-dependent oxidoreductase gives rise to the protein MYTALRLQRKLKPELDRGDAEIVVVTPDPYMTYQPFLPEAAAGSISPRHVVVPLRRVLDRCTILIGEARSVDHAKRTATVVTLATEEEGAGAVELGYDELVLAPGSVSRTLPVPGLADFGIGFKTVEEAIGLRNHVIEQMDIASSTRDPAIRDAALTFVFVGGGYAGVEALAELEDMARYTSRYYHNVQPEDLKWILVEAAGRILPEVGADMGRYAVRELRARNIDVRLETRLESCEDRVAVLSDGSRFPTRTLVWTAGVKPAPVLAASDLPLDDRGRLVCTAHLSVEGADHAWAAGDAAAVPDVTSDVPGALCAPNAQHAVRQTKVLAENIVAALRGRPLTPYAHSYAGSVASLGLHKGVAHVYGRKLKGYPAWLMHRAYHLSRVPTFNRKARVLAEWTLSGLFKREIVSLGSLEHPRAEFETAAGGRPPGHGGPTARARPGTAKGTPPAGTPGALDAPEAAPPGEEPPRTGRDESADSSPDS